The proteins below come from a single Candidatus Paceibacterota bacterium genomic window:
- a CDS encoding glycosyltransferase family 4 protein, protein MKVLMFGWEFPPFNSGGLGTACYGITKALSGKGVQVNFVMPRTVNVKEDFLNLISTNLPKIKIKEIDSLLVSYITSQNYRRRFLELDKDVRTFYCSNLIEEVYRYAVAAEGIARDVRHDIIHSHDWMTFPAGIAAKRISGKPLVVHVHSTEFDRSAGHGVNPEVYKIEREGIEKADRVIAVSRYTKDKIMRNYNIDGSKIDVVYNAIYKNEFSSQSDCKSQFNFMGKKIVLFLGRLTLHKGPDYFLSAAKKVLDRNNNVIFVIAGSGDMEHQVIEQASEMGIADKVLFTGFLRDAQLRKIYKMANLYVMPSVSEPFGITPLEAIASGTPVIVSKQSGVSEVLDHCLKVDFWDVNEMANKIISVLENQELEDCLCGNSFKEIDKLRWEFSADRIIDIYNSLTRANAIHHGQ, encoded by the coding sequence ATGAAGGTTCTCATGTTTGGATGGGAATTTCCTCCGTTCAACAGCGGAGGATTGGGAACCGCTTGCTATGGAATAACAAAGGCGCTGTCCGGTAAAGGCGTTCAAGTAAATTTTGTAATGCCCCGGACTGTCAATGTTAAAGAAGACTTTCTGAACCTGATTTCCACCAATCTACCAAAAATAAAAATAAAAGAAATAGATTCTCTTCTTGTTTCTTATATAACGTCTCAGAACTACAGGAGAAGGTTTTTGGAGTTGGATAAAGACGTTAGAACGTTCTATTGCAGCAATCTTATCGAAGAAGTTTACAGATATGCGGTTGCGGCGGAAGGCATCGCAAGAGATGTGCGGCATGACATAATCCATTCTCACGATTGGATGACGTTCCCGGCCGGCATAGCGGCAAAGAGAATCTCGGGAAAACCTCTTGTTGTGCATGTGCATTCCACGGAATTCGACAGGTCTGCCGGACATGGTGTAAATCCCGAAGTTTATAAGATCGAGAGAGAGGGGATCGAGAAGGCCGATCGGGTGATAGCAGTCAGCAGGTACACAAAAGACAAGATCATGCGAAATTATAATATTGACGGAAGCAAGATCGACGTTGTATATAATGCGATTTATAAAAATGAATTCTCTTCCCAATCCGATTGCAAGAGCCAGTTCAATTTTATGGGAAAAAAGATCGTGCTTTTCCTCGGAAGACTTACATTGCACAAAGGACCCGACTATTTCCTTTCTGCCGCAAAGAAAGTATTGGACAGAAATAATAATGTAATTTTCGTGATCGCTGGATCCGGGGACATGGAACACCAGGTGATCGAACAAGCTTCCGAAATGGGAATTGCCGATAAGGTTCTGTTTACGGGATTTCTCAGGGATGCTCAGCTCCGGAAGATCTATAAGATGGCGAATTTATATGTGATGCCGTCCGTTTCCGAGCCATTCGGGATCACCCCGCTTGAAGCGATCGCCAGCGGAACTCCGGTGATCGTTTCGAAACAATCCGGCGTGAGCGAGGTGCTTGATCATTGCCTGAAAGTCGATTTCTGGGACGTGAATGAAATGGCCAACAAAATCATATCCGTATTGGAAAACCAGGAGCTTGAGGATTGCCTGTGCGGCAACAGCTTCAAAGAGATCGATAAATTGAGATGGGAATTTTCAGCAGACAGAATAATTGATATCTATAACAGCTTAACAAGAGCAAACGCCATACATCATGGCCAATAA
- a CDS encoding glycoside hydrolase family 57 protein has product MPSVCFYFQVHQPFRIKRYSVFDIGSDHNYFDDTNLNEKGTRAVIDKVSKKCYLPTNEILYDLIRRNPEFKISYSFSGTAIEQMEMFAPEVLESFVKLAKTGNVEILDETYYHSLSFFYSDEEFIRQVELHRSKIKEVFGLEPKVFRNTELAYNNELAALIESMGYKGIIAEGWDYYLGHRSPNFLYKPKGTRKIKLLLKNYKLSDDIAFRFSNKGWAEYPLYAPKFCQWVNSINGNGNTVNLFMDYETFGEHQWEDSGIFNFLRALPSELLKHPDNNFKTPSELVDSYSTMDEVDVHGILTWADTERDLSAWTGNSMQKSALRKIYEIEEDVINANDKKLLDDWRKMQTSDHFYYMCTKWFSDGDVHKYFSPYESPYEAFISYMNVLNDFKIRLLEFKNN; this is encoded by the coding sequence ATGCCTTCAGTGTGTTTTTATTTTCAAGTTCATCAGCCTTTCAGAATAAAAAGATATTCCGTTTTTGACATTGGGTCCGATCATAATTATTTCGACGACACTAATTTGAATGAAAAAGGAACAAGAGCGGTCATCGATAAGGTATCAAAAAAGTGCTATCTCCCCACAAATGAGATCCTATATGATTTGATCAGAAGAAATCCGGAATTTAAAATAAGCTATTCATTTTCAGGAACAGCAATTGAGCAGATGGAAATGTTTGCGCCCGAAGTATTGGAATCATTTGTGAAACTCGCAAAAACGGGAAATGTTGAGATCCTTGATGAAACATATTATCACTCACTATCATTTTTCTATTCTGACGAAGAGTTCATCAGGCAAGTCGAACTTCACAGGAGCAAAATAAAGGAAGTATTCGGACTCGAACCGAAAGTATTCCGTAACACTGAACTTGCCTACAACAATGAGCTGGCCGCCTTGATTGAAAGTATGGGATATAAAGGGATAATTGCCGAGGGATGGGATTATTATTTGGGGCATAGATCGCCGAACTTTCTGTATAAACCCAAAGGCACGCGAAAGATCAAACTTCTGCTTAAAAATTATAAGCTTTCAGACGACATTGCATTTAGATTTTCAAATAAAGGCTGGGCGGAATATCCGCTCTATGCACCGAAATTCTGCCAGTGGGTGAATTCGATAAACGGCAACGGAAATACGGTGAACCTATTCATGGATTATGAAACATTTGGAGAGCACCAGTGGGAGGACAGCGGAATATTCAATTTCCTCAGAGCGCTCCCAAGCGAGCTCCTGAAGCATCCGGATAACAACTTCAAAACGCCTTCGGAGCTGGTCGATTCATACAGCACCATGGATGAAGTGGATGTACATGGCATATTGACATGGGCGGACACTGAGAGAGATCTTTCCGCCTGGACGGGAAATTCAATGCAGAAATCAGCACTCAGAAAGATCTATGAAATCGAAGAAGATGTGATCAATGCCAATGACAAGAAGCTTCTCGATGACTGGAGGAAAATGCAGACCAGCGATCATTTCTATTACATGTGCACAAAATGGTTCTCGGATGGAGACGTTCACAAGTATTTCAGTCCATACGAATCGCCATATGAAGCATTTATAAGCTATATGAACGTATTGAACGACTTCAAAATTCGATTATTGGAATTTAAAAATAATTAA
- a CDS encoding response regulator, with product MSKKIAIIEDDIEISDMYKIKLELGGYVIVSAENGTDGLKLIKSEKPDLVLLDLLLPEKDGYEVMEELKKSNDPYIKSLPIVVISNLSNEDDILEAKNLGATDFLVKAKINPASVLEKVNLVLQAK from the coding sequence ATGTCAAAAAAGATAGCTATTATTGAAGATGACATCGAGATAAGTGATATGTACAAGATCAAACTGGAGCTCGGCGGGTATGTGATTGTCAGTGCAGAAAATGGCACCGATGGATTGAAGTTGATAAAGTCAGAAAAGCCTGACCTGGTTTTGCTTGATCTTCTGCTTCCAGAGAAGGATGGCTATGAGGTGATGGAAGAACTGAAAAAATCCAATGATCCATACATAAAATCACTGCCTATTGTGGTCATTTCAAACCTATCGAACGAAGACGACATCCTTGAAGCCAAAAATCTGGGCGCTACGGATTTTCTCGTAAAAGCAAAGATCAATCCGGCAAGTGTTTTGGAAAAAGTGAATCTGGTGCTTCAAGCTAAATAA